A single region of the Gilliamella apis genome encodes:
- the purE gene encoding 5-(carboxyamino)imidazole ribonucleotide mutase, translating into MHTQPKIAIVMGSKSDWATMQHAADILDTLAITYHVEIVSAHRTPDKLFEFAENAKTKGFDVIIAGAGGAAHLPGMLAAKTLVPVLGVPVQSAALSGVDSLYSIVQMPKGIPVGTLAIGKAGAANAALLAAQILALHNQEIYQRLSNWRLSQTDEVLNNPDPRVAI; encoded by the coding sequence ATGCATACTCAACCAAAAATTGCCATTGTAATGGGGTCGAAAAGTGATTGGGCTACTATGCAGCATGCTGCTGATATTTTAGATACTTTAGCCATTACTTATCATGTTGAAATTGTTTCTGCCCATCGTACTCCAGATAAATTATTCGAATTTGCTGAAAATGCTAAAACAAAAGGCTTTGATGTTATCATCGCTGGTGCAGGCGGTGCAGCTCATCTACCGGGGATGTTAGCAGCAAAAACCTTAGTTCCTGTTTTAGGCGTGCCGGTTCAAAGTGCAGCATTAAGTGGTGTGGATAGTCTTTATTCAATCGTGCAAATGCCAAAAGGCATTCCTGTTGGAACTTTAGCTATTGGTAAAGCTGGAGCTGCAAATGCAGCCTTATTAGCTGCGCAAATTCTGGCATTACATAACCAAGAAATTTATCAACGTTTATCTAATTGGCGATTGAGTCAAACTGATGAAGTTTTAAATAATCCTGATCCGAGAGTAGCGATATAA
- a CDS encoding RidA family protein translates to MTITRIDPEDRWSEAVIHNNVIYYTSVPTDLRDDAYTQTQSALAEIDKILARANSDKSRILDATLFLVNKSDFPAMNKAWDEWVVKGKAPVRCTVQAGLMKKEYLIEIKIVAAVNS, encoded by the coding sequence ATGACAATTACTCGTATAGATCCCGAAGATAGATGGTCGGAAGCGGTGATCCATAATAATGTGATCTATTATACAAGCGTACCAACAGATTTGCGTGATGATGCTTATACGCAAACCCAAAGTGCCTTAGCTGAAATAGATAAAATTTTAGCAAGAGCGAATAGTGATAAAAGTCGCATTTTAGATGCAACCCTTTTTTTGGTAAATAAAAGTGATTTTCCAGCCATGAACAAAGCTTGGGATGAATGGGTAGTGAAAGGGAAAGCTCCAGTTCGTTGTACTGTTCAGGCAGGATTAATGAAAAAAGAGTATTTGATTGAAATTAAAATCGTTGCTGCCGTTAATTCATAA
- the glnK gene encoding P-II family nitrogen regulator — MKFVTVVIKPFKLEEVRESLSNIGITGLTVTEVKGFGRQKGHAELYRGAEYNVNFLPKVKIELAISDELLDEVISTITKAAYTGKIGDGKIFVTPLEHVVRIRTGETDESAL; from the coding sequence ATGAAATTTGTCACCGTAGTTATAAAACCTTTCAAATTAGAAGAGGTTAGAGAATCACTATCAAATATTGGAATTACTGGTTTAACCGTAACTGAAGTTAAGGGATTTGGGCGACAAAAAGGTCATGCCGAACTATACCGTGGGGCAGAATATAATGTCAACTTTCTACCTAAAGTAAAAATTGAGCTAGCAATTAGTGATGAATTGCTCGATGAGGTAATTAGTACCATTACTAAAGCTGCTTATACAGGAAAAATAGGGGATGGGAAAATTTTTGTTACTCCGCTAGAACATGTTGTTCGTATTCGTACCGGTGAAACTGATGAGTCAGCACTGTAA
- the dgt gene encoding dGTPase, giving the protein MIDFNKKINYQRYASKQRQASDEYSVLRFFESDRGRILNSAAIRRLQQKTQVFPLERNSVVRTRLTHSMEVQQVGRYIVKEIVNRLSLSGKLKTFGLDKSVMSIESLVEMACLMHDIGNPPFGHFGEAAINQWFTTRLGINNDSSYPILNINETDEQSLKSLKLKIRQDLANFEGNAQAIRLVHTILRLNLTYSQIASILKYSKPAYWSNDIPDEFSYLMKKPGYYLSEESFVNELSQQLDIQPFHRYPLTYIMEAADDISYCIADLEDAVEKKILTVQQLYHYLKEAWGPVKKGDLFDEVVNKPYDNLKKNEFEAIGIDQFFMYLRVNTIAKLVPHAAERFIENIETIYHGSFNHALLEDHEAEYKLLNIFKTVGFEHIFNHEMVENIELQGYRIITGLLDIYSPLLNMSTDDFINLAKTSNHKNYPIETRLYHKLSAKHCVAYQQAIASLDKGHCNFKCWEFYYRCRLIQDYISGMTDHFAYDEYRKLMVTF; this is encoded by the coding sequence ATGATCGATTTTAATAAAAAAATTAATTATCAACGATATGCCAGTAAACAACGACAAGCATCTGATGAATATTCTGTCTTGCGTTTTTTTGAAAGTGATCGTGGTCGCATTCTTAATTCAGCAGCTATACGGCGTTTACAGCAGAAAACACAAGTATTTCCTTTAGAGCGTAATTCTGTTGTGCGAACTCGGCTTACTCATTCAATGGAAGTACAACAAGTTGGTCGTTATATCGTCAAGGAGATTGTCAATCGTCTTAGTCTCTCTGGAAAATTAAAGACGTTTGGCCTAGATAAATCTGTCATGTCTATAGAAAGCTTAGTTGAAATGGCTTGTTTAATGCATGATATTGGTAATCCACCATTCGGCCATTTTGGTGAAGCAGCGATCAATCAGTGGTTTACTACGCGTTTGGGAATTAATAATGATTCAAGCTATCCAATACTTAATATTAATGAGACCGATGAGCAATCACTCAAATCATTAAAATTAAAAATTCGCCAAGATCTTGCAAATTTTGAAGGTAATGCTCAAGCAATTCGATTGGTGCATACAATTCTTCGACTTAACTTAACTTATTCACAAATCGCTTCAATTCTAAAATATTCCAAACCTGCTTATTGGTCTAATGATATTCCAGATGAATTCAGCTATTTGATGAAAAAACCTGGATACTATCTGTCTGAAGAATCTTTTGTTAATGAATTATCACAGCAACTGGATATTCAACCATTTCACCGCTATCCTCTTACTTATATTATGGAAGCGGCGGATGATATTTCCTACTGTATTGCCGATCTGGAAGATGCTGTAGAAAAGAAAATTTTGACTGTGCAACAGCTTTATCACTATTTAAAAGAAGCATGGGGCCCAGTTAAAAAAGGTGATTTATTTGATGAAGTTGTTAATAAACCTTATGACAATTTGAAAAAAAATGAATTTGAAGCGATAGGTATTGACCAATTCTTTATGTATTTACGGGTAAATACTATTGCTAAATTGGTACCACATGCGGCAGAACGATTCATTGAAAACATTGAAACAATCTATCATGGTTCATTTAATCATGCTTTACTTGAAGATCATGAAGCTGAGTATAAATTACTGAATATATTCAAAACAGTTGGATTTGAACATATCTTTAATCATGAGATGGTTGAAAATATTGAATTACAAGGTTATCGAATAATCACGGGTTTATTGGATATTTATAGTCCACTGCTAAATATGTCAACAGATGATTTTATTAACTTAGCCAAAACAAGTAATCATAAAAACTATCCTATCGAAACAAGGTTGTATCATAAATTATCGGCAAAACATTGTGTTGCTTATCAACAAGCTATTGCATCATTGGACAAAGGGCATTGTAACTTTAAATGTTGGGAATTTTATTATCGTTGCCGGTTAATTCAAGACTATATTAGTGGTATGACTGATCATTTTGCTTATGACGAATATCGCAAACTAATGGTAACATTCTGA
- the purK gene encoding 5-(carboxyamino)imidazole ribonucleotide synthase yields MRSVFVLGNGQLGRMLRQAGEPLGIHVYPVGLDVEPASIPYQNSVITAEIERWPETQFTQILASHPQFVNRDVFPIIADRLTQKQLLDELKLPTAKWFAVKNQYDWPSFFEKLGDLLIVKRRSGGYDGRGQWRLSVGDDITVPNDVYENAIVEQAIPFEKEVSLVGARNAKGETVFYPLTNNLHQDGILKMSVAIPCENETLQISAEQMLAKIMHKLNYVGVMAMECFVIGDSLLINELAPRVHNSGHWTQNGASISQFELHLRAILDLPLPKPDVFCPSVMVNLIGTEFNINWLAVDLVHLHWYEKEVRVGRKVGHINLSHQHRQKLIEALNQLDSMLPAEYGSPIEWAKQKL; encoded by the coding sequence ATTCGATCTGTTTTTGTATTAGGAAATGGCCAGTTAGGGCGTATGCTTCGACAGGCAGGTGAACCATTAGGTATTCATGTTTATCCTGTAGGACTAGATGTTGAACCGGCATCAATTCCTTATCAAAATTCTGTTATTACTGCTGAAATTGAACGTTGGCCTGAAACGCAATTTACGCAAATTTTAGCTAGTCATCCTCAGTTTGTTAATCGAGATGTATTTCCTATTATTGCGGACCGTTTAACTCAAAAACAGCTACTTGATGAACTGAAATTACCAACAGCTAAATGGTTTGCTGTTAAAAATCAGTATGATTGGCCGAGTTTTTTTGAAAAATTAGGTGATTTACTAATTGTTAAGCGTCGATCCGGTGGTTATGATGGTCGTGGGCAATGGCGACTTTCAGTAGGTGATGACATCACTGTGCCAAATGACGTTTATGAAAATGCTATTGTTGAACAAGCCATTCCTTTTGAAAAAGAGGTGTCGTTGGTTGGGGCTCGAAATGCCAAAGGGGAAACAGTTTTTTATCCTTTGACTAATAATTTGCATCAAGATGGCATATTAAAAATGAGTGTTGCTATCCCATGTGAAAATGAGACATTACAGATAAGCGCTGAGCAGATGCTAGCAAAGATTATGCATAAACTTAATTATGTTGGTGTTATGGCAATGGAATGTTTTGTCATTGGTGATAGCTTATTAATTAACGAATTGGCCCCAAGGGTACATAATAGTGGCCATTGGACGCAAAACGGTGCTTCTATTAGCCAGTTTGAATTACATTTACGGGCTATTTTAGATTTACCGTTACCTAAACCAGATGTTTTTTGTCCATCAGTGATGGTGAATTTAATTGGTACCGAATTCAACATTAATTGGTTAGCGGTAGATTTAGTTCATTTGCATTGGTATGAAAAAGAAGTAAGAGTTGGGCGTAAAGTTGGTCATATCAATTTAAGCCATCAACATCGCCAAAAATTGATTGAAGCCTTAAATCAACTTGATTCTATGTTACCAGCAGAATATGGTTCACCAATCGAGTGGGCAAAACAGAAATTATAG